Proteins found in one Paraburkholderia caballeronis genomic segment:
- the hemE gene encoding uroporphyrinogen decarboxylase: MAHTLLNDTFLRALLREPTEYTPIWLMRQAGRYLPEYNATRSRAGSFLGLAKNPDYATEVTLQPLDRFPLDAAILFSDILTVPDAMGLGLDFVAGEGPKFARPVRTEEDVARLAVPDIDATLRYVTDAVRQIRRALTDGEGRQRVPLIGFSGSPWTLACYMVEGGGSDDFRTVKSMLYARPDLMERILDVNAQSVAAYLNAQIDAGAQAVMIFDTWGGALADGAYQRFSLRYTAQVVAALKREHDGVRVPVITFTKGGGLWLDEIAATGVDAVGVDWTVNLSKARERVGGRVALQGNLDPTVLFAPQDAIRAEARAVLDSFGPHPGHVFNLGHGISQFTPPDSVAALVDEVHRYSRVLRAPGA; this comes from the coding sequence GTGGCTCACACTCTCCTGAACGACACCTTCCTGCGCGCGCTGCTGCGCGAGCCGACCGAGTACACGCCGATCTGGCTGATGCGCCAGGCCGGGCGTTATCTGCCCGAGTACAACGCGACGCGCAGCCGTGCCGGCAGTTTTCTCGGTCTCGCGAAGAATCCGGACTACGCGACCGAAGTCACGTTGCAGCCGCTCGACCGCTTCCCGCTCGACGCCGCGATCCTGTTCTCGGACATCCTGACGGTGCCCGATGCGATGGGGCTCGGCCTCGATTTCGTGGCCGGCGAAGGGCCCAAATTCGCGCGCCCGGTGCGCACCGAAGAGGACGTTGCACGCCTCGCGGTGCCGGACATCGACGCGACGCTGCGCTACGTGACCGACGCGGTGCGGCAGATCCGCCGCGCGCTGACCGATGGCGAAGGCCGCCAGCGCGTGCCGCTGATCGGCTTCTCGGGCAGCCCGTGGACGCTCGCGTGCTACATGGTCGAAGGCGGCGGCTCGGACGACTTCCGCACGGTGAAGTCGATGCTGTACGCGCGCCCCGATCTGATGGAGCGGATTCTCGACGTGAACGCGCAGTCGGTCGCCGCGTACCTGAACGCGCAGATCGACGCGGGCGCGCAGGCGGTGATGATCTTCGACACGTGGGGCGGCGCGCTCGCGGACGGCGCGTACCAGCGTTTCTCGCTGCGCTACACCGCGCAGGTCGTCGCGGCGCTGAAGCGCGAGCACGACGGCGTGCGCGTGCCGGTGATCACGTTCACGAAGGGCGGCGGACTGTGGCTGGACGAGATCGCGGCGACCGGCGTCGACGCGGTGGGTGTCGACTGGACCGTGAACCTGTCGAAAGCGCGTGAGCGAGTCGGCGGCCGCGTCGCATTGCAGGGCAATCTGGATCCGACCGTGCTGTTCGCGCCGCAGGACGCGATCCGCGCGGAAGCGCGCGCGGTGCTCGACAGCTTCGGCCCGCATCCGGGCCACGTATTCAACCTTGGCCACGGCATTTCGCAGTTCACGCCGCCCGATAGCGTCGCCGCGCTCGTGGATGAAGTGCACCGTTACAGCCGTGTGTTGCGCGCCCCCGGAGCGTGA
- a CDS encoding primosomal protein N': MTGLFVRVALDHPLPALYDYRYPADAAPPSPGMLVRVPFGRRDAVGLICEVTAHSDVPAERLKSVEAVCTACPPLSEPWLALAAFAADYYQRGLGEVALPALPQALRDPSRWARLLAPQERYRLLAAGRDALPDALPARAQALRRLAAALVETGELDLADARALHPKAVATLDAWREAGWVEHRVIEFGAAAGSPAANAAGAADDADGIAVSVPTLSDEQADAVEAIAAARGFAPFLLHGVTGSGKTEVYLRALARLLDREPDAQALVLVPEINLTPQFEAAFRARFASLADDTIVTLHSGLAEGERARSWLAAHTGRARIVLGTRLAVLASLPRLAMIVVDEEHDPAYKQQEGLRYSARDLAVWRAKQLGLPVVLGSATPSLESWWQSEQGRYRRLTLSRRAVADAVLPAVRLIDLEEERRRGRASFEGLSGPLVAALKARVERGEQSLVFLNRRGYAPVLSCDACGWVAGCPRCSAYVVLHKPERTLRCHHCGWESRIPRACPDCGNVDIAPMGRGTQRVEEALATAVPGARVLRIDADSTRRKGSAQALFSDVHAGEVDILVGTQMIAKGHDFQRVSLVGVLNADNALFSHDFRAGERLFAQLMQVSGRAGRAGLPGEVLVQTRYPRHALYHALARHDYIGFANAQLAERRDAHLPPFVYQALLRAEGRTLEAALAFLQQAADALAGIPAAERVTAYDAVPMTIVKVMNVHRAQLLVESASRAALQATLREWQPALRALRGVLRWNLEVDPLDI, encoded by the coding sequence ATGACCGGCCTGTTCGTGCGGGTCGCGCTCGACCATCCGCTGCCCGCCCTCTACGACTACCGCTACCCGGCCGACGCCGCGCCGCCGTCGCCCGGCATGCTGGTGCGCGTGCCATTCGGCCGGCGCGACGCGGTAGGGCTGATCTGCGAAGTGACCGCTCACAGCGACGTGCCGGCCGAACGGCTGAAGTCGGTCGAGGCGGTGTGCACCGCGTGTCCGCCGTTGTCCGAACCCTGGCTCGCGCTCGCGGCGTTCGCGGCCGACTACTACCAGCGCGGGCTCGGCGAAGTCGCGTTGCCCGCGTTGCCGCAGGCGCTGCGCGATCCGTCGCGCTGGGCGCGGCTGCTCGCGCCGCAGGAGCGCTACCGGCTGCTCGCGGCGGGCCGCGACGCGCTGCCCGACGCGCTGCCGGCGCGCGCGCAGGCGCTGCGGCGTCTCGCGGCGGCGCTCGTGGAAACCGGCGAACTTGATCTCGCGGACGCGCGCGCGCTGCATCCGAAAGCAGTCGCGACGCTCGACGCGTGGCGCGAAGCGGGCTGGGTCGAGCATCGAGTGATCGAATTCGGCGCGGCGGCGGGCTCGCCAGCCGCCAATGCAGCCGGTGCGGCCGACGACGCTGACGGCATCGCCGTCAGCGTGCCGACGCTCAGCGACGAACAGGCGGACGCCGTCGAGGCGATCGCCGCCGCGCGCGGCTTCGCGCCGTTCCTGCTGCACGGCGTGACCGGCAGCGGCAAGACCGAGGTGTATCTGCGCGCGCTGGCCCGGCTGCTCGATCGCGAGCCGGATGCGCAGGCGCTGGTGCTCGTCCCCGAAATCAACCTGACGCCGCAGTTCGAAGCCGCGTTCCGCGCGCGCTTCGCGTCGCTCGCCGACGACACGATCGTCACGCTGCACAGTGGCCTCGCGGAAGGCGAGCGCGCGCGCAGCTGGCTTGCCGCGCACACCGGGCGCGCGCGGATCGTGCTCGGCACGCGGCTCGCGGTGCTCGCGTCGCTGCCGCGCCTCGCGATGATCGTCGTCGACGAGGAGCACGACCCCGCGTACAAGCAGCAGGAAGGGCTGCGCTATTCGGCGCGGGACCTCGCGGTGTGGCGCGCGAAGCAACTCGGCCTGCCGGTCGTGCTCGGCTCCGCGACACCGTCGCTCGAAAGCTGGTGGCAGTCCGAGCAGGGCCGTTACCGGCGGCTCACGCTGTCGCGCCGCGCGGTCGCGGATGCCGTGCTGCCGGCCGTGCGGCTGATCGATCTCGAAGAGGAACGGCGGCGCGGCCGCGCGTCGTTCGAAGGGTTGTCCGGACCGCTGGTCGCCGCGTTGAAGGCGCGCGTCGAGCGCGGCGAGCAGAGTCTCGTGTTCCTGAACCGGCGCGGTTACGCGCCGGTGCTGTCGTGCGACGCGTGCGGCTGGGTCGCCGGCTGCCCGCGATGCAGCGCGTACGTGGTGCTGCACAAGCCCGAACGCACGCTGCGCTGCCACCACTGCGGATGGGAGTCGCGGATTCCGCGCGCGTGTCCGGATTGCGGCAATGTCGATATCGCGCCGATGGGGCGCGGCACCCAGCGCGTCGAGGAGGCGCTCGCGACCGCGGTGCCGGGCGCGCGGGTGCTGCGCATCGACGCGGACAGCACGCGCCGCAAGGGCAGCGCGCAGGCGCTGTTCTCCGACGTGCATGCGGGCGAGGTCGATATCCTGGTCGGCACGCAGATGATCGCGAAAGGACACGACTTCCAGCGCGTGTCGCTGGTCGGCGTGCTGAACGCCGACAACGCGCTGTTCTCGCACGACTTCCGCGCGGGCGAGCGGCTGTTCGCGCAGTTGATGCAGGTGAGCGGCCGCGCGGGCCGCGCCGGGCTGCCGGGCGAGGTGCTGGTGCAGACGCGTTATCCGCGTCATGCGCTGTATCACGCGCTCGCGCGGCACGACTACATCGGCTTCGCGAACGCGCAACTGGCCGAGCGGCGCGACGCGCACCTGCCGCCGTTCGTCTATCAGGCGCTGCTGCGCGCCGAGGGACGCACGCTGGAAGCGGCGCTCGCGTTTCTGCAGCAGGCCGCCGACGCGCTGGCGGGCATTCCCGCGGCGGAGCGCGTCACCGCCTACGACGCGGTGCCGATGACGATCGTGAAGGTGATGAACGTGCATCGCGCGCAACTGCTGGTTGAAAGCGCGTCGCGCGCCGCGTTGCAGGCGACGCTGCGCGAATGGCAGCCTGCCTTGCGCGCGCTGCGCGGCGTGCTGCGCTGGAACCTCGAAGTCGATCCGCTCGACATCTAG
- a CDS encoding YeiH family protein yields MSDTNHSLPAGAAPANAPTTRTTRGGGLFSTEDWWAVWIGLFVIVVAWALFASGSSIKWLAVAPAKWTTPGEAGANLAAHLPAYAALFVVFAVLFGVSVVALGQRLAHFLPAFLILFVGSALIFTVGAWAQASRFNLEPPLVALAVGLVISNVFRLPEWFHAGLRVEFYIKVGIVLLGATLPFTLLVWAGPVAVGQATIVSLVTFFVIFFAGRALGLDKRFAAVLGVGGAVCGVSAAIAIAGAVRAKREQASVAISLVVLWAIVMIFALPFVSRSLGLSTGVAGAWIGTSEFADAAGIAAAQAFGDLARHANGAIAGAPDASLQAFTLMKVVGRDIWIGIWAFLLAIVATTRWERDESGVTAKKADVGEIWARFPKFVIGFVIASALVTWIASHYSLADYRKVVTPEFVAPITVLRTWAFTFCFFSIGLTTRVRSLSATGAKPFLAFTAGVVVNVVLGYVLSAHVFAHYWDSLGS; encoded by the coding sequence ATGAGCGACACCAACCACAGCCTGCCGGCGGGCGCCGCACCGGCCAATGCTCCGACGACGCGCACCACGCGCGGCGGCGGACTCTTTTCCACCGAAGACTGGTGGGCCGTCTGGATCGGCCTCTTCGTGATCGTCGTCGCGTGGGCGTTGTTCGCGTCGGGCAGCAGCATCAAATGGCTCGCGGTCGCGCCCGCGAAATGGACCACGCCCGGCGAAGCCGGCGCGAACCTCGCCGCGCATCTGCCGGCGTATGCCGCGCTTTTCGTCGTGTTCGCGGTGCTGTTCGGCGTCAGCGTCGTCGCGCTCGGCCAGCGGCTCGCGCACTTCCTGCCCGCGTTCCTGATCCTGTTCGTCGGCTCTGCGCTGATCTTCACCGTCGGCGCATGGGCGCAGGCGTCGCGCTTCAACCTGGAGCCGCCGCTCGTCGCGCTCGCGGTCGGCCTCGTGATCTCGAACGTGTTCCGCCTGCCCGAATGGTTCCACGCGGGATTGCGCGTCGAGTTTTACATCAAGGTCGGCATCGTGCTGCTCGGCGCGACGCTGCCGTTCACGCTGCTTGTCTGGGCGGGGCCGGTCGCGGTCGGCCAGGCGACCATCGTGTCGCTCGTCACGTTCTTCGTGATCTTCTTCGCCGGCCGCGCGCTCGGGCTCGACAAACGGTTCGCCGCGGTGCTCGGCGTCGGCGGCGCGGTGTGCGGCGTGTCGGCGGCGATCGCGATCGCCGGCGCGGTGCGCGCGAAGCGCGAGCAGGCGTCGGTCGCAATCTCGCTCGTCGTGCTGTGGGCGATCGTGATGATCTTCGCGCTGCCGTTCGTGTCGCGCTCGCTCGGCTTGTCCACCGGCGTCGCCGGCGCGTGGATCGGCACGTCCGAATTCGCGGACGCCGCCGGCATCGCGGCCGCGCAGGCGTTCGGCGACCTGGCGCGGCACGCGAACGGCGCGATCGCCGGCGCGCCGGACGCGTCGCTTCAGGCGTTCACGTTGATGAAGGTGGTCGGCCGCGACATCTGGATCGGCATCTGGGCGTTCCTGCTCGCGATCGTCGCGACGACGCGCTGGGAGCGCGACGAAAGCGGCGTGACGGCGAAGAAGGCGGACGTCGGCGAAATCTGGGCGCGTTTCCCGAAGTTCGTGATCGGCTTTGTGATCGCGTCGGCGCTCGTCACGTGGATCGCGAGCCACTATTCGCTCGCGGACTACCGCAAGGTCGTGACGCCGGAATTCGTCGCGCCGATCACCGTGCTGCGCACGTGGGCGTTCACGTTCTGCTTCTTCAGCATCGGGCTGACGACGCGCGTGCGGTCGTTGTCCGCGACCGGCGCGAAGCCGTTCCTCGCGTTCACGGCCGGCGTGGTCGTGAACGTCGTGCTCGGCTACGTGCTGTCCGCGCACGTGTTCGCGCACTACTGGGACAGCCTGGGTTCGTGA
- the putA gene encoding trifunctional transcriptional regulator/proline dehydrogenase/L-glutamate gamma-semialdehyde dehydrogenase, whose amino-acid sequence MASTTLGVKVDDLLRSRLKEAAARLERTPHWLIKQAIFAYLEKIEHGQLPPELAGHAGTTEFADAAVESDDEAVSHPFLEFAQNVQPQSVLRAAITAAYRRPEPECVPFLIGEARLPANLAADVEKMAAGLVTTLRTKRTGGGVDGLIHEFSLSSQEGVALMCLAEALLRIPDRATRDALIRDKISKGDWKSHVGHAPSLFVNAATWGLMITGKLVTTNSETGLSSALTRLIGKGGEPLIRKGVDMAMRLMGEQFVTGENISEALANSRKFEARGFRYSYDMLGEAATTEADALRYYASYEQAIHAIGKAAGGRGIYEGPGISIKLSALHPRYSRAQQERTMNELLPRVRALAILARRYDIGLNIDAEEADRLELSLDLLEALCFDPELAGWNGIGFVVQGYQKRCPFVIDYLIDLARRSRHRIMVRLVKGAYWDSEIKRAQVDGLEGYPVYTRKIYTDVSYLACAKKLLGAPDAVYPQFATHNAYTLSAIYHLAGQNYYPGQYEFQCLHGMGEPLYEEVTGRDKLNRPCRVYAPVGTHETLLAYLVRRLLENGANTSFVNRIADESVPVSELVASPVDEAAKVVPPGAPHPKIPLPRDLYGKERLNSMGLDLSNEHRLASLSSALLASAHHPWRAAPMLESTDAVEGAARDVRNPSDHRDIVGTVVEATPEHVSTALMNAVAAAPIWQATPVDARADCLARAADLLEAQMHTLMGLIVREAGKSLPNAVSEIREAIDFLRYYSQQIRDEFSNDTHRPLGPVVCISPWNFPLAIFMGQVAAALAAGNTVLAKPAEQTPLIAAQAVRILREAGVPAGAVQLLPGDGETVGAALVADARTRAVMFTGSTEVARLINRTLSERLDSDGRPIPLIAETGGQNAMIVDSSALAEQVVADVLQSAFDSAGQRCSALRVLCLQDDVAERTLDMLTGAMKELSVGNPDRLSTDVGPVIDADAKRGIDAHVAAMREKGRKVVQMPLPDGAAQGTFVPPTLIEIDSLDELKREVFGPVLHVVRYRRSQLDRLLDQIRATGYGLTLGIHTRIDETIAHVIGRAHVGNIYVNRNVIGAVVGVQPFGGEGLSGTGPKAGGALYLSRLLAKRPAGLPKSLAQSLIVDAPAEKGDNPQSAQAALTALRDWLIAEREPALAARCDGYLEHVLAGATAVLPGPTGERNTYSLSARGTVLCVPATATGARAQFAAALATGNRALFSGPAGEQLVGALPASLKPYAALKKGADAAFDAVLFEGDSDELLALVKEVAKRPGPIVSVQGVAAHALANGDEDYAPERLLTERSVSVNTAAAGGNANLMTIG is encoded by the coding sequence ATGGCTAGCACCACCCTCGGCGTCAAGGTCGACGACCTGTTGCGCTCCCGGCTGAAAGAAGCCGCCGCGCGCCTCGAACGCACCCCGCACTGGCTGATCAAGCAGGCGATCTTCGCGTACCTCGAAAAGATCGAGCACGGCCAGCTGCCGCCGGAACTCGCCGGCCACGCCGGCACAACCGAGTTCGCGGACGCCGCGGTCGAAAGCGACGACGAAGCCGTCTCGCACCCGTTCCTCGAATTCGCGCAGAACGTGCAGCCCCAGTCGGTGCTGCGCGCGGCGATCACCGCCGCGTACCGGCGGCCCGAGCCGGAATGCGTGCCGTTCCTGATCGGCGAGGCGCGGCTGCCCGCGAACCTCGCGGCCGACGTCGAGAAGATGGCAGCCGGCCTCGTGACCACGCTGCGCACGAAGCGCACCGGCGGCGGCGTCGACGGGCTGATCCACGAGTTTTCGCTGTCGAGCCAGGAAGGCGTCGCGCTGATGTGCCTCGCGGAGGCGCTGCTGCGCATTCCGGACCGCGCGACCCGCGACGCGCTGATCCGCGACAAGATCAGCAAGGGCGACTGGAAATCGCACGTCGGCCACGCGCCGTCGCTGTTCGTGAACGCGGCGACCTGGGGCTTGATGATTACCGGCAAGCTCGTGACGACGAACAGCGAGACCGGCCTGTCGTCGGCGCTGACGCGCCTGATCGGCAAGGGCGGCGAGCCGCTGATCCGCAAGGGCGTCGACATGGCGATGCGCCTGATGGGCGAGCAGTTCGTGACCGGCGAGAACATCTCCGAGGCGCTCGCGAACAGCCGCAAGTTCGAGGCGCGCGGCTTTCGCTACTCGTACGACATGCTCGGCGAGGCGGCGACCACCGAGGCCGATGCGCTGCGCTACTACGCGTCGTACGAACAGGCGATCCACGCGATCGGCAAGGCCGCGGGCGGGCGCGGCATCTACGAAGGGCCGGGCATCTCGATCAAGCTGTCCGCGCTGCACCCGCGCTACTCGCGCGCGCAGCAGGAACGCACGATGAACGAACTGCTGCCGCGCGTGCGCGCGCTCGCGATCCTCGCGCGCCGCTACGACATCGGCCTGAACATCGACGCCGAGGAAGCGGACCGCCTCGAACTGTCGCTCGACCTGCTCGAAGCGCTGTGCTTCGATCCGGAGCTGGCGGGCTGGAACGGCATCGGCTTCGTCGTGCAGGGTTACCAGAAGCGCTGCCCGTTCGTGATCGACTACCTGATCGACCTCGCGCGCCGCAGCCGTCACCGCATCATGGTGCGGCTCGTGAAGGGCGCGTACTGGGACAGCGAAATCAAGCGCGCGCAGGTGGACGGCCTCGAAGGTTATCCGGTGTACACGCGCAAGATCTACACCGACGTGTCGTACCTCGCGTGCGCGAAGAAGCTGCTCGGCGCGCCGGACGCGGTGTATCCGCAGTTCGCGACCCACAACGCGTACACGCTGTCGGCGATCTATCACCTCGCGGGCCAGAACTACTATCCGGGCCAGTACGAGTTCCAGTGCCTGCACGGGATGGGCGAGCCGCTGTACGAGGAAGTGACCGGTCGTGACAAGCTGAACCGTCCGTGCCGCGTGTACGCGCCGGTCGGCACGCACGAAACGCTGCTCGCGTACCTCGTGCGCCGGCTGCTGGAGAACGGCGCGAACACGTCGTTCGTGAACCGCATCGCGGATGAAAGCGTGCCGGTCAGCGAACTGGTCGCAAGCCCGGTCGACGAGGCCGCGAAGGTCGTGCCGCCGGGCGCGCCGCATCCGAAGATTCCGCTGCCGCGCGACCTGTACGGCAAGGAGCGGCTCAACTCGATGGGCCTCGACCTGTCGAACGAGCACCGGCTCGCGTCGCTGTCGTCGGCGCTGCTCGCGAGCGCGCATCATCCGTGGCGCGCCGCGCCGATGCTGGAGAGCACCGACGCCGTCGAAGGCGCCGCGCGCGATGTGCGCAACCCGTCCGATCATCGCGACATCGTGGGCACGGTGGTCGAGGCGACGCCGGAGCACGTGAGCACCGCGCTGATGAACGCGGTCGCCGCCGCGCCGATCTGGCAGGCGACGCCGGTCGACGCGCGCGCGGACTGCCTCGCGCGCGCCGCCGACCTGCTCGAAGCGCAGATGCACACGCTGATGGGCCTGATCGTGCGCGAGGCGGGCAAGTCGCTGCCGAACGCGGTGTCGGAGATCCGCGAGGCGATCGACTTCCTGCGCTACTACTCGCAGCAGATCCGCGACGAGTTCTCGAACGACACGCATCGCCCGCTCGGGCCGGTGGTCTGCATCAGCCCGTGGAACTTCCCGCTCGCGATCTTCATGGGCCAGGTGGCCGCCGCGCTCGCGGCCGGCAACACGGTGCTCGCGAAACCCGCCGAGCAGACCCCGCTGATTGCCGCGCAGGCGGTGCGCATCCTGCGCGAGGCCGGCGTGCCGGCCGGCGCGGTGCAACTGCTGCCGGGCGACGGCGAGACGGTCGGCGCGGCGCTCGTCGCCGATGCGCGCACGCGCGCGGTGATGTTCACCGGCTCGACCGAGGTCGCGCGCCTGATCAACCGCACGCTGTCCGAACGGCTCGACTCGGACGGCCGGCCGATTCCGCTGATCGCGGAGACCGGCGGCCAGAACGCGATGATCGTCGATTCGTCGGCGCTCGCCGAACAGGTGGTCGCGGACGTGCTGCAGTCGGCGTTCGATTCCGCCGGCCAGCGCTGCTCGGCGCTGCGCGTGCTGTGCCTGCAGGACGACGTCGCGGAGCGCACGCTCGACATGCTGACCGGCGCGATGAAGGAACTGTCGGTCGGCAATCCGGACCGCCTGTCGACCGACGTCGGCCCGGTGATCGACGCGGACGCGAAGCGCGGCATCGACGCGCACGTCGCGGCGATGCGCGAGAAGGGCCGCAAGGTCGTGCAGATGCCGCTGCCGGACGGCGCCGCGCAGGGCACCTTCGTGCCGCCGACGCTGATCGAGATCGACAGCCTCGACGAACTGAAGCGCGAAGTGTTCGGCCCGGTGCTGCATGTGGTCCGCTATCGCCGCAGCCAGCTTGACCGCCTGCTCGACCAGATCCGGGCGACCGGCTACGGCCTGACGCTCGGCATTCACACGCGGATCGACGAGACGATCGCGCACGTGATCGGTCGCGCGCACGTCGGCAACATCTACGTGAACCGCAACGTGATCGGCGCGGTGGTCGGCGTGCAGCCGTTCGGCGGCGAAGGGCTGTCCGGCACGGGTCCGAAGGCGGGCGGCGCGCTGTATCTGTCGCGTCTGCTCGCGAAGCGGCCGGCCGGTTTGCCGAAGTCGCTCGCGCAGTCGCTGATAGTGGATGCGCCGGCCGAAAAGGGCGACAATCCGCAGTCCGCCCAGGCTGCGCTGACCGCGCTGCGCGACTGGCTGATCGCTGAGCGCGAGCCGGCGCTCGCCGCGCGCTGCGACGGTTATCTGGAGCACGTGCTGGCCGGCGCGACCGCGGTGCTGCCCGGCCCGACCGGCGAGCGCAACACGTACTCGCTGTCCGCGCGCGGCACGGTGCTGTGCGTGCCGGCGACGGCGACCGGCGCGCGCGCGCAGTTCGCGGCCGCGCTCGCGACCGGCAACCGCGCGCTGTTCTCCGGCCCGGCCGGCGAGCAGCTGGTCGGCGCGCTGCCGGCGTCGCTGAAGCCGTATGCGGCGCTGAAAAAGGGTGCGGATGCGGCGTTCGACGCGGTGCTGTTCGAAGGCGACAGCGACGAACTGCTCGCG